The Temnothorax longispinosus isolate EJ_2023e chromosome 4, Tlon_JGU_v1, whole genome shotgun sequence genome has a window encoding:
- the LOC139811977 gene encoding uncharacterized protein yields the protein MENDHSLTKKRYRGYLTSLNPVLPRSTRLRLEQQEQNRQNFQEVANNIQPQEDRQYILNAGCEQNCNQHDEREHDGDESDGMEDGHISSVHEQPQEVFLTNEMNKDVSDSDNDLQKSSSYPISSAESSVDDSNSSAESSVDDSNSDEEYNGSNLQQNPDLQRKFKDGFATTKFECMLMILTFSLRQSLSTVAMQDLCKLINCLFEEDVIPTSEYWFKKTFGSNLPYRVHLYCSDCEAYIG from the exons ATGGAGAACGATCATTCTCTGACAAAAAAACGATATAGAGGATATTTAACCTCATTAAATCCCGTACTTCCGAGATCTACAAGACTCAGATTGGAGCAACAAGAACAGAACAGACAGAATTTTCAAGAAGttgcaaataatattcaacCACAAGAAGATCGCCAGTACATATTAAATGCTGGTTGTGAACAG AATTGTAACCAGCACGATGAAAGAGAGCATGATGGGGACGAATCAGATGGAATGGAAGATGGACATATTTCTTCTGTGCATGAGCAACCTCAAGaagtatttttaacaaatgaaATGAACAAAGATGTATCTGATTCTGACAATGATCTTCAA AAATCTTCAAGCTATCCTATTTCATCTGCTGAGTCAAGTGTGGATGACAGCAATTCATCTGCTGAGTCAAGTGTGGATGACAGCAATTCGGATGAGGAGTATAATGGTTCCAATTTACAACAGAATCCAGACCTTCAAAGGAAATTTAAAGATGGTTTTGCAACAACAAAATTTGAATGTATGCTCATGATTCTTACTTTCTCACTTCGACAAAGCCTTTCAACTGTAGCAATGCAAGATTTATGTAAGCTTATAAACTGTCTCTTTGAAGAAGATGTGATTCCTACTAGTGAATATTGGTTCAAGAAAACTTTTGGAAGTAACCTTCCATACAGAGTGCACCTTTATTGCTCTGATTGTGAGGCGTATATTGGGTGA